From one Triticum urartu cultivar G1812 chromosome 3, Tu2.1, whole genome shotgun sequence genomic stretch:
- the LOC125545173 gene encoding uncharacterized protein LOC125545173: MGHTVAEDDIEDIPSSDANSPILTEHHITVPTLHDGLMQGEHQHERRLLDFLKATPSVQWLKDINVCAPLGKIQLPSIGVHRYLHVHFIRTVDWSSLLAICKNHLKHPLNIALLIWLLCVAAAGAMLGLLLLGLLNKAFPSRALRHHWIEIDNQILNALFTLMSIYQHPILVHHLVLLCRWRPEDAAQLRKLYCKNGARRPNERAHMSFVVALLHVTCISQYMECSLYWGYPSRSRSEFAENFFFILGVSAPVVAGAHMVYSPLGRDDDDDAAASCEETKQLHLHAAAGAEESPEERTAVGNPMWAGELLDCGEDPAACYLSFLCTFCVFGWNMERLGLGNMYVHTAMFLLLCVAPFWVFNVTALSIHDYVLSDAFGAAGVVLCFLGLLYGGFWRIQMRKRLGLPRSRWCCGSSSLTDYAQWLLCWPCALAQEVRTANLYGLRDDGGFYGKLVDGGDPERGPDVPVSVGVREGIDAAVHLAVDGEMIPPVQPVVESGRQRQAGDEEIVANGSSVQLKS; the protein is encoded by the coding sequence ATGGGTCACACTGTTGCCGAGGATGACATAGAAGACATACCAAGTTCAGATGCAAATTCACCAATTCTGACTGAACATCACATCACAGTCCCAACCCTTCACGACGGACTAATGCAAGGGGAACACCAACACGAGAGACGGCTTCTGGATTTCCTGAAGGCAACGCCTTCAGTGCAATGGCTGAAGGACATCAACGTCTGCGCGCCACTGGGGAAAATTCAGCTGCCATCGATCGGCGTCCACCGCTACCTCCATGTCCACTTCATCAGAACAGTCGACTGGAGCTCACTGCTCGCCATCTGCAAGAACCACCTCAAGCATCCTCTCAACATCGCCCTGCTCATCTGGCTGCTctgcgtcgccgccgccggcgccATGCTAGGACTGCTCCTGTTGGGGCTGCTGAACAAGGCATTCCCTTCCAGGGCCTTGAGACACCACTGGATAGAGATCGACAACCAGATCCTCAACGCTCTCTTCACGCTCATGAGCATCTACCAGCACCCCATCCTCGTCCACCACCTCGTTCTCCTCTGCCGGTGGCGGCCGGAGGACGCCGCCCAGCTAAGGAAGTTGTACTGCAAGAATGGCGCCCGCCGTCCCAACGAGCGAGCGCACATGTCCTTcgtggtggccctcctccacgtCACCTGCATTTCGCAGTACATGGAGTGCAGCCTCTACTGGGGCTACCCAAGCAGGTCACGCTCCGAGTTCGCGGAgaacttcttcttcatcctcggCGTCTCCGCGCCTGTCGTCGCCGGCGCCCACATGGTGTACAGCCCTCTAGGCagagacgacgacgacgacgctgcCGCCTCCTGCGAGGAAACCAAGCAGCTCCACCTCCACGCAGCAGCCGGAGCCGAAGAATCGCCGGAGGAAAGGACGGCGGTCGGCAACCCGATGTGGGCGGGGGAGCTGCTGGACTGCGGCGAGGACCCGGCGGCGTGCTACCTGTCGTTCCTGTGCACGTTCTGCGTGTTCGGCTGGAACATGGAGCGGCTCGGGCTGGGCAACATGTACGTGCACACCGCCATGTTCCTGCTGCTGTGCGTCGCGCCCTTCTGGGTGTTCAACGTCACGGCGCTCAGCATCCACGACTACGTCCTCAGCGACGCCTTCGGCGCCGCCGGGGTGGTGCTCTGCTTCCTCGGCCTCCTGTACGGCGGGTTCTGGAGGATCCAGATGAGGAAGCGGCTCGGGCTGCCCCGGAGCAGGTGGTGCTGCGGCTCGTCGTCGCTGACGGACTACGCGCAGTGGCTCCTCTGCTGGCCGTGCGCGCTCGCGCAGGAGGTGCGCACGGCGAACCTGTACGGCCTGAGGGACGACGGCGGTTTCTACGGGAAGCTGGTGGACGGCGGTGACCCGGAAAGAGGGCCGGACGTGCCGGTCTCCGTTGGGGTGCGCGAGGGGATCGATGCTGCCGTCCATCTCGCGGTGGACGGAGAGATGATCCCGCCCGTCCAGCCGGTGGTAGAGTCTGGACGGCAGAGGCAAGCCGGCGACGAAGAAATTGTTGCAAATGGCAGTAGCGTCCAGCTCAAAAGTTGA
- the LOC125545174 gene encoding heavy metal-associated isoprenylated plant protein 45, translated as MAVVELKVGMHCDRCIKSIKKAIKTIDDMESYQLEKETNKVTVTGNITPEEVVKALQKIGKTVTYWGE; from the exons ATGGCT GTGGTGGAGCTGAAGGTCGGGATGCACTGCGACAGGTGCATCAAGTCGATCAAGAAGGCGATCAAGACGATCGATG ACATGGAGAGCTACCAGCTGGAGAAGGAGACGAACAAGGTGACCGTGACGGGGAACATCACCCCGGAGGAAGTGGTGAAGGCTCTGCAGAAGATCGGGAAGACGGTAACTTATTGGGGTGAGTGA
- the LOC125545175 gene encoding WRKY transcription factor WRKY24-like, with product MTTSSSGSVETSTNSRPGSFSFGSASFTEMLGGSAAAGGASGYKALTPPSLPLSPSLMSPSSFFSMPAGMNLADFLDSPVLLTSSIFPSPTTGAFGSQFNWRPEAPTPSAAEQGGKEEQRQPYSDFSFQTAPANGEEAARATTTTTSLQPPVAVASQGEEAYTGQQPQQQAWGYGQQQEGMDASGANPASFGAPALQATSSEMAPAGAYRQTHSQRRSSDDGYNWRKYGQKQVKGSENPRSYYKCTFPNCPTKKKVETSLEGQITEIVYKGTHNHAKPLNTRRGSGGGAAAAQVLQSGGDASENSFGGMVTTPENSSASFGDDENGVSSPRSGNVGRNDNDDDEPDSKRRRDGGDGEGMNMAGNRTVREPRVVVQTMSDIDILDDGYRWRKYGQKVVKGNPNPRSYYKCTTVGCPVRKHVERASHDLRAVITTYEGKHNHDVPAARGSAALYRPAPRAADSTASTGHYLNPQPSAMAYQANAAPAVAGTQQYAPRPDGFGGQNQGSFGFNGSFGFSGPGFDNPTASYMSQHQQQQRQNDAMHASSAKEEPREEDMFFQNSQY from the exons ATGACTACCTCGTCGTCAGGGAGCGTGGAGACGTCGACCAACTCGAGGCCGGGCTCCTTCTCCTTCGGGAGCGCGAGCTTCACTGAAATGCTGGGCGGCTCCGCCGCGGCCGGCGGCGCGTCCGGGTACAAGGCCCTGACCCCGCCTTCCCTGCCGCTCTCGCCCTCGCTCATGTCCCCGTCGTCCTTCTTCAGCATGCCCGCCGGCATGAACCTCGCCGACTTCCTCGACTCCCCGGTGCTCCTCACCTCCAGT ATCTTCCCGTCACCCACGACGGGCGCGTTCGGGTCGCAGTTCAACTGGCGGCCGGAGGCGCCGACGCCGAGCGCCGCCGAGCAGGGCGGCAAGGAGGAGCAGAGGCAGCCCTACTCCGACTTCTCATTCCAGACGGCGCCGGCGAATGGCGAGGAGGCCGCGCgtgcgacgacgacgacgactaGCTTACAGCCACCGGTTGCGGTGGCGTCACAG GGGGAGGAGGCGTACACAGGCCAGCAGCCGCAGCAGCAGGCATGGGGGTACGGCCAGCAACAAGAAGGCATGGACGCGAGTGGCGCCAACCCGGCGAGCTTCGGCGCGCCGGCGCTCCAGGCGACCTCGTCGGAGATGGCGCCTGCCGGCGCGTACAGGCAGACGCACTCGCAGAGGCGGTCGTCGGACGACGGGTACAACTGGCGCAAGTACGGGCAGAAGCAGGTGAAGGGGAGCGAGAACCCCCGCAGCTACTACAAGTGCACCTTCCCCAACTGCCCCACCAAGAAGAAGGTGGAGACCTCCCTGGAGGGCCAGATCACCGAGATCGTCTACAAGGGCACGCACAACCACGCCAAGCCGCTCAACACGCgcaggggctccggcggcggcgcggccgcgGCCCAGGTGCTGCAGAGCGGCGGCGACGCGTCCGAGAATTCCTTCGGAGGGATGGTCACCACGCCCGAGAACTCCTCGGCGTCCTTCGGGGACGACGAGAACGGTGTAAGCTCGCCGCGGTCTGGCAACGTCGGCCGTAACGACAACGACGATGATGAGCCGGATTCCAAGAG gaggagagacggtggtgaCGGCGAGGGAATGAACATGGCCGGCAACCGGACGGTGCGGGAGCCGAGGGTGGTCGTCCAGACCATGAGCGACATCGACATCCTCGACGACGGGTACCGGTGGAGGAAGTACGGGCAGAAGGTGGTGAAGGGCAACCCGAACCCGCGGAGCTATTACAAGTGCACCACGGTGGGGTGCCCCGTGCGGAAGCACGTGGAGCGCGCGTCCCACGACCTGCGCGCGGTGATCACCACGTACGAGGGCAAGCACAACCACGACGTGCCGGCCGCCAGGGGGAGCGCCGCGCTCTACCGCCCCGCGCCACGGGCGGCGGACAGCACCGCGAGCACCGGCCACTACCTGAACCCGCAGCCGTCCGCCATGGCGTACCAAGCCAACGCCGCCCCCGCCGTGGCCGGGACACAGCAGTACGCGCCGAGGCCCGACGGGTTCGGCGGCCAGAACCAGGGCTCGTTCGGCTTCAACGGCAGCTTCGGCTTCTCCGGGCCCGGGTTCGACAACCCGACGGCGTCGTACATGAGCCAGCACCAGCAGCAGCAGAGGCAGAACGACGCGATGCACGCGTCGAGCGCCAAGGAGGAGCCGAGGGAGGAGGACATGTTCTTCCAGAACTCCCAGTACTGA